One stretch of Halobacillus litoralis DNA includes these proteins:
- a CDS encoding phospholipase D family protein translates to MNRLKRIGKSKWFWIIVIIIAILSVMIAYHTSWKALPEGISYEGETHQMENIEFFRDLTYENEAGKTVHDLQVFEEINQTISEAEDFIVADMFLFNGYTNGKNEFPKISENLVDAILKRKEEVPDLKVVFITDRINTVYGSYESETIKRLEDGGVDVVLTNLNKLRDSNPLYSSVWRLLFSWMGTGDNGWISNPMAKEAPDVTLRSYMKLLNIKANHRKILVTEKNAIVSTANPHDASGYHENVAFKMTGPIIKDILEAEEAVVNYSGEADFPDYENRDWEEQEGPITTQFVTEGKIYRSILEEFSKAGKGDTVWLGMYYLADKKIMNSIDEAANRGATVNIVMDPNKKAFGHEKTGIPNLPVAAELQNLGNENIHLRWYDVNIEQYHTKMLYIDHPEEDVIIAGSANYTRRNLSNLNLEADVVIKGNGEEQVFHDVNDYFTRIWSNEEGHYTADYKEYQDNLTFIRYATYYLQKWTWFTTY, encoded by the coding sequence ATGAACCGTTTAAAACGGATTGGAAAAAGCAAGTGGTTTTGGATCATCGTCATCATTATCGCTATTTTAAGTGTCATGATTGCTTATCATACTTCATGGAAAGCTCTGCCTGAGGGGATTTCTTATGAAGGAGAAACGCACCAGATGGAAAACATCGAGTTTTTCCGTGATTTAACATACGAAAATGAAGCAGGCAAGACAGTACATGACCTACAGGTTTTTGAAGAGATCAACCAGACGATCTCGGAAGCTGAGGACTTTATTGTAGCGGATATGTTTTTATTCAATGGCTACACGAACGGAAAAAACGAGTTCCCGAAGATATCCGAAAATTTAGTGGACGCCATTCTAAAAAGAAAAGAGGAAGTTCCTGATTTGAAGGTCGTTTTCATAACGGACCGGATCAATACGGTTTATGGATCGTATGAGTCGGAGACAATCAAACGCCTCGAGGATGGCGGGGTCGATGTAGTTTTGACCAATTTGAATAAGTTGAGAGATTCGAATCCTTTATACTCGAGCGTTTGGCGGCTTTTGTTTTCATGGATGGGTACTGGAGACAACGGATGGATCAGTAACCCTATGGCCAAAGAAGCTCCAGATGTAACGCTCAGGTCCTATATGAAATTGTTGAACATCAAAGCGAATCATAGGAAAATTCTCGTCACAGAGAAAAATGCGATTGTCTCGACAGCGAATCCCCACGATGCCAGTGGTTATCATGAAAACGTCGCCTTCAAGATGACGGGGCCGATCATCAAAGATATTTTAGAAGCTGAAGAAGCGGTGGTTAACTATTCAGGTGAGGCTGATTTTCCTGATTATGAAAATCGTGATTGGGAGGAGCAGGAAGGGCCGATCACTACACAGTTTGTCACAGAAGGAAAGATCTACAGATCGATTCTTGAAGAATTCTCCAAAGCTGGTAAGGGGGACACCGTCTGGCTTGGTATGTATTACTTAGCCGATAAAAAAATCATGAATTCCATCGATGAAGCAGCCAACCGTGGAGCTACGGTGAACATTGTGATGGATCCAAACAAAAAGGCGTTTGGTCATGAAAAAACCGGCATTCCCAATTTACCTGTGGCTGCCGAGTTACAGAATTTAGGTAACGAAAATATTCATTTGCGGTGGTATGATGTCAATATTGAGCAGTACCATACGAAGATGCTGTATATCGACCATCCTGAGGAAGATGTCATCATCGCCGGGTCGGCGAACTATACGCGTCGTAACCTTTCCAACTTAAACCTGGAAGCCGATGTTGTCATCAAAGGGAATGGGGAAGAGCAAGTGTTCCATGATGTCAATGATTACTTCACCCGAATATGGAGCAACGAAGAGGGACATTATACGGCAGATTATAAAGAATACCAGGACAATTTAACATTCATCCGTTATGCCACCTACTACTTGCAGAAGTGGACATGGTTTACCACATACTAA
- a CDS encoding DUF1028 domain-containing protein: MNAKIIATFSICAHDPETGEWGVAVQSKFLGVGSIVPWAKAGVGAVATQAFGNPQYGPDGLKLLELGLSAEEVIDRLTSDDPQKEDRQVGIVDAKGNGATFTGKECYEWAGGKVGKHYVAQGNILVNEATVTDMGEAFEQAEGSLADRLMTAIKAAQRAGGDSRGKQSAAILVVKDKAGYGELSDVAVDLRVDDHPEPIEELDRIYKLHQLYFGASKPEEVVEVEGNIKKEVEHHLRRLGYLTAENVTPDEFYHTFTTYLHTENFESREQERGKIDLKVLEYMKNQ; the protein is encoded by the coding sequence ATGAATGCAAAGATTATCGCTACGTTTTCTATTTGTGCACACGATCCTGAAACAGGGGAGTGGGGCGTTGCTGTGCAGTCGAAGTTTTTAGGTGTGGGGTCGATTGTCCCATGGGCAAAAGCAGGTGTAGGGGCTGTCGCTACGCAGGCCTTTGGCAACCCGCAGTACGGACCGGATGGACTGAAGCTGCTTGAACTAGGGCTTTCAGCTGAAGAAGTGATCGATCGGTTAACTTCCGACGATCCTCAAAAGGAAGACCGCCAAGTCGGAATCGTCGACGCGAAAGGAAACGGGGCTACATTTACAGGGAAAGAGTGCTACGAGTGGGCTGGCGGCAAAGTCGGCAAACATTATGTGGCTCAAGGGAACATCCTTGTGAATGAAGCGACCGTCACCGATATGGGCGAAGCTTTTGAACAGGCGGAAGGTTCTCTTGCGGACCGTTTGATGACTGCAATCAAAGCGGCTCAGCGTGCGGGGGGAGACAGTCGTGGGAAGCAATCGGCAGCCATCCTCGTCGTTAAAGATAAAGCAGGATATGGGGAGCTCAGTGACGTCGCTGTTGATCTCCGTGTGGATGATCATCCGGAACCGATTGAAGAGCTTGACCGTATCTATAAGCTTCATCAACTCTATTTTGGGGCGTCAAAGCCTGAGGAAGTGGTGGAAGTGGAAGGGAATATAAAGAAGGAGGTCGAGCATCACCTCCGTCGTCTCGGTTACCTCACTGCAGAGAACGTAACTCCTGATGAGTTTTACCATACATTTACGACATACTTGCACACGGAAAATTTCGAAAGCCGTGAGCAGGAGCGTGGAAAAATCGACTTGAAAGTCCTGGAGTACATGAAAAATCAATAA